In Zingiber officinale cultivar Zhangliang chromosome 8B, Zo_v1.1, whole genome shotgun sequence, a single genomic region encodes these proteins:
- the LOC122016757 gene encoding BTB/POZ domain-containing protein At1g30440-like isoform X1 produces the protein MACMKLGSKPDAFHQQGQAWFCTTGLPSDVIVEVEEMTFHLHKFPLLSKSSLLERLIKNSDEEDTVIRLADVPGGAQAFELVAKFCYGVKIELTSSNVVCLRCAAEHLEMTEEIAEGNLIAQTETFIDQDVLHSWNDSIKALETCDDLLPHAENLQIIKKFIESLAVKARTDPNLFGWPMEHDAMQSPGGSVLWNGISTGARPRYCSSDWWYEDVCSLSFPLYKRLISAMKSRGLKHETIAGSLICYAKQYLPGLDRRPNVAHGTLKSAPDEEQRHLLEEIDSLLPIDKCVASTKTLIGLLRTAIILQASPTCISNLEKRIGMQLDQAELEDLLFPTFAYSMEALYNVDCVQRMLEYFLAMDQASAAASPGSVSNGQSIGSPSLMPITAVAKLIDGFLAEIAPDINLKLPKFQSIAIAIPDYARPLDDGLYRAIDIYLKSICCYQAHPWLSESEREQLCRLMDCQKLSLEACTHAAQNERLPLRVIVQVLFFEQLQLRTSVAGCLLVADNLDGSRPLRGGIGCSGEAGGWMTTIKDNRVLKVGMDSMRTRVSELEKECTSMKEEIEKLGRGRSGWINMRRKFGLKSRLQICSAMGNSVSEKQKVKSGKDAHEL, from the exons ATGGCATGCATGAAACTGGGATCAAAACCTGATGCCTTCCACCAACAAGGGCAAGCTTG GTTTTGCACAACAGGACTTCCTAGTGATGTTATTGTCGAAGTTGAAGAAATGACCTTCCATCTCCACAAG TTTCCTTTGTTATCAAAAAGTAGCCTTTTGGAAAGGTTAATTAAGAACTCTGATGAAGAGGATACTGTGATAAGACTGGCTGATGTTCCTGGTGGTGCACAAGCATTTGAACTTGTGGCTAAGTTCTGTTATGGTGTTAAGATAGAGCTCACTTCCTCAAATGTTGTTTGCCTGCGTTGTGCTGCCGAGCACCTAGAAATGACCGAAGAAATAGCAGAAGGAAACTTGATTGCTCAGACAGAGACCTTCATTGATCAAGATGTGCTTCACAGCTGGAACGATTCAATCAAAGCACTTGAAACATGTGATGATCTTCTTCCTCACGCTGAAAACCTTCAGATTATTAAGAAATTCATAGAATCTTTAGCTGTAAAGGCACGTACAGATCCAAATCTATTTGGCTGGCCAATGGAACATGATGCCATGCAAAGTCCTGGTGGCAGTGTTTTATGGAATGGCATAAGCACAGGAGCTAGACCCAGATATTGTAGCTCAGATTGGTGGTACGAGGATGTCTGTTCTTTGAGCTTCCCCTTGTATAAAAGGTTGATCTCTGCTATGAAATCTAGAGGTTTAAAACATGAAACTATTGCAGGCTCTCTGATTTGTTATGCTAAACAGTATCTGCCTGGACTAGATAGGCGACCGAATGTGGCACATGGAACTTTGAAAAGTGCTCCGGATGAAGAACAGAGGCATCTCCTTGAAGAGATTGATAGCTTGCTGCCTATTGACAAGTGTGTAGCATCAACAAAGACTTTGATTGGTCTTCTCCGCACTGCCATAATTCTACAAGCTAGCCCAACATGCATTTCTAATTTAGAGAAAAGAATAGGCATGCAACTAGACCAGGCCGAGCTGGAAGACCTACTTTTCCCTACTTTTGCTTATTCCATGGAGGCACTGTACAATGTTGATTGCGTCCAACGAATGCTGGAATATTTCTTAGCCATGGATCAAGCATCTGCAGCAGCCTCCCCTGGTTCTGTCAGTAATGGGCAGTCGATTGGCTCCCCTTCTTTGATGCCAATTACTGCTGTTGCCAAGCTAATTGATGGTTTTTTAGCGGAGATTGCACCGGATATCAACTTAAAGCTTCCAAAATTCCAATCCATAGCCATTGCTATACCTGATTATGCCCGACCTTTGGATGATGGACTATACCGTGCTATTGATATATACCTAAAG TCCATATGCTGCTATCAGGCACACCCTTGGCTCTCAGAATCCGAGAGGGAACAACTGTGCCGGCTGATGGACTGTCAGAAGCTCTCGCTTGAAGCTTGCACTCATGCTGCACAGAATGAGCGACTTCCTCTGCGAGTAATTGTTCAAGTCCTCTTCTTTGAGCAGCTCCAACTAAGGACTTCAGTTGCTGGATGCTTGCTTGTGGCTGACAACCTTGATGGTTCTCGGCCATTGAGAGGCGGAATTGGTTGTTCAGGTGAAGCTGGAGGATGGATGACCACCATCAAGGATAACCGGGTCTTGAAGGTTGGCATGGATAGCATGAGGACGAGAGTGTCTGAGCTTGAAAAAGAGTGCACCAGCATGAAGGAAGAGATCGAAAAGTTGGGTCGGGGAAGAAGTGGATGGATCAATATGCGAAGGAAGTTTGGCCTAAAGAGCAGGTTGCAGATATGCAGCGCAATGGGGAATTCCGTAAGCGAGAAACAGAAGGTTAAGAGTGGCAAAGATGCGCACGAGTTATAA
- the LOC122016759 gene encoding accelerated cell death 11-like produces MEGGREKPLRRIAEAFEGLAANSQTAPMEVDAFSRACSQVSVLFRCLGVAFKFAEMDYVAKVEDLSDASKSISTLNNLLEIDIQQDCVRRGGSHSRNLLRVKRGLDMVKVLFEQILQKDGNSLRDPASVAYAKVFAPHHGWAIRKAVAAGMYALPSKAQLLRKLNEDEASARTYMQTYIRCSGPVINSIEDLFNVRQLGIDW; encoded by the exons ATGGAGGGAGGAAGGGAGAAGCCCTTGAGGCGGATAGCGGAGGCGTTTGAGGGCTTGGCCGCTAACTCCCAGACGGCGCCCATGGAGGTTGATGCCTTCTCCCGGGCCTGCTCCCAAGTTTCCGTCCTCTTCAGATGTTTAGGAGTCGCGTTCAAGTTTGCGGAGATGGATTATGTCGCCAAG GTTGAAGATCTGTCTGACGCATCAAAATCTATCTCAACATTGAACAATTTGCTTGAAATAGATATTCAACAGGATTGCGTTAGACGTGGTGGGAGCCATTCTCGTAATCTACTTCGAGTGAAGCGTGGGCTTGACATGGTTAAGGTGTTGTTTGAGCAAATTCTTCAGAAAGA TGGAAATTCCCTGAGGGATCCAGCATCAGTAGCCTATGCAAAGGTATTTGCTCCTCACCATGGCTGGGCAATAAGGAAAGCAGTTGCTGCGGGAATGTATGCCCTTCCTTCAAAAGCACAGCTATTGAGGAAGCTGAATGAAGACG AAGCATCTGCGAGGACTTATATGCAGACTTACATCAGATGTTCTGGTCCTGTCATCAACTCCATTGAAGACCTATTTAATGTTAGGCAATTGGGCATAGATTGGTGA
- the LOC122016760 gene encoding 40S ribosomal protein S12-like codes for MAADDAVVESAPVLGEPMDLMTALQLVMKKSLAHDGLIRGLREAAKAIEKHAALLCILAEDCNQADYAKLVKALCAEHNVHLVTVPSAKSLGEWAGLCKIDSEGKARKVVGCSCVVLRDYGEESEGLHVVQEYVKSH; via the exons ATGGCGGC CGATGATGCGGTTGTTGAATCTGCTCCAGTCCTTGGTGAACCAATGGATCTGATGACTGCTCTGCAGCTCGTGATGAAGAAATCTTTGGCCCATGATGGACTTATCAGAGGTCTTCGTGAGGCTGCTAAGGCAATTGAGAAACATGCTGCACTTCTTTGCATTCTGGCAGAGGATTGCAACCAGGCTGACTATGCCAAGCTGGTCAAGGCACTGTGTGCTGAGCACAACGTGCACTTGGTGACCGTACCAAGTGCTAAATCCCTTGGCGAGTGGGCTGGg CTTTGCAAGATTGATTCAGAGGGTAAGGCAAGGAAAGTGGTGGGTTGCTCTTGTGTTGTCCTCAGG GATTACGGTGAGGAGTCGGAGGGCCTTCACGTAGTTCAGGAATATGTCAAGTCACACTGA
- the LOC122016757 gene encoding BTB/POZ domain-containing protein At1g30440-like isoform X2: MACMKLGSKPDAFHQQGQAWFCTTGLPSDVIVEVEEMTFHLHKFPLLSKSSLLERLIKNSDEEDTVIRLADVPGGAQAFELVAKFCYGVKIELTSSNVVCLRCAAEHLEMTEEIAEGNLIAQTETFIDQDVLHSWNDSIKALETCDDLLPHAENLQIIKKFIESLAVKARTDPNLFGWPMEHDAMQSPGGSVLWNGISTGARPRYCSSDWWYEDVCSLSFPLYKRLISAMKSRGLKHETIAGSLICYAKQYLPGLDRRPNVAHGTLKSAPDEEQRHLLEEIDSLLPIDKCVASTKTLIGLLRTAIILQASPTCISNLEKRIGMQLDQAELEDLLFPTFAYSMEALYNVDCVQRMLEYFLAMDQASAAASPGSVSNGQSIGSPSLMPITAVAKLIDGFLAEIAPDINLKLPKFQSIAIAIPDYARPLDDGLYRAIDIYLKAHPWLSESEREQLCRLMDCQKLSLEACTHAAQNERLPLRVIVQVLFFEQLQLRTSVAGCLLVADNLDGSRPLRGGIGCSGEAGGWMTTIKDNRVLKVGMDSMRTRVSELEKECTSMKEEIEKLGRGRSGWINMRRKFGLKSRLQICSAMGNSVSEKQKVKSGKDAHEL; the protein is encoded by the exons ATGGCATGCATGAAACTGGGATCAAAACCTGATGCCTTCCACCAACAAGGGCAAGCTTG GTTTTGCACAACAGGACTTCCTAGTGATGTTATTGTCGAAGTTGAAGAAATGACCTTCCATCTCCACAAG TTTCCTTTGTTATCAAAAAGTAGCCTTTTGGAAAGGTTAATTAAGAACTCTGATGAAGAGGATACTGTGATAAGACTGGCTGATGTTCCTGGTGGTGCACAAGCATTTGAACTTGTGGCTAAGTTCTGTTATGGTGTTAAGATAGAGCTCACTTCCTCAAATGTTGTTTGCCTGCGTTGTGCTGCCGAGCACCTAGAAATGACCGAAGAAATAGCAGAAGGAAACTTGATTGCTCAGACAGAGACCTTCATTGATCAAGATGTGCTTCACAGCTGGAACGATTCAATCAAAGCACTTGAAACATGTGATGATCTTCTTCCTCACGCTGAAAACCTTCAGATTATTAAGAAATTCATAGAATCTTTAGCTGTAAAGGCACGTACAGATCCAAATCTATTTGGCTGGCCAATGGAACATGATGCCATGCAAAGTCCTGGTGGCAGTGTTTTATGGAATGGCATAAGCACAGGAGCTAGACCCAGATATTGTAGCTCAGATTGGTGGTACGAGGATGTCTGTTCTTTGAGCTTCCCCTTGTATAAAAGGTTGATCTCTGCTATGAAATCTAGAGGTTTAAAACATGAAACTATTGCAGGCTCTCTGATTTGTTATGCTAAACAGTATCTGCCTGGACTAGATAGGCGACCGAATGTGGCACATGGAACTTTGAAAAGTGCTCCGGATGAAGAACAGAGGCATCTCCTTGAAGAGATTGATAGCTTGCTGCCTATTGACAAGTGTGTAGCATCAACAAAGACTTTGATTGGTCTTCTCCGCACTGCCATAATTCTACAAGCTAGCCCAACATGCATTTCTAATTTAGAGAAAAGAATAGGCATGCAACTAGACCAGGCCGAGCTGGAAGACCTACTTTTCCCTACTTTTGCTTATTCCATGGAGGCACTGTACAATGTTGATTGCGTCCAACGAATGCTGGAATATTTCTTAGCCATGGATCAAGCATCTGCAGCAGCCTCCCCTGGTTCTGTCAGTAATGGGCAGTCGATTGGCTCCCCTTCTTTGATGCCAATTACTGCTGTTGCCAAGCTAATTGATGGTTTTTTAGCGGAGATTGCACCGGATATCAACTTAAAGCTTCCAAAATTCCAATCCATAGCCATTGCTATACCTGATTATGCCCGACCTTTGGATGATGGACTATACCGTGCTATTGATATATACCTAAAG GCACACCCTTGGCTCTCAGAATCCGAGAGGGAACAACTGTGCCGGCTGATGGACTGTCAGAAGCTCTCGCTTGAAGCTTGCACTCATGCTGCACAGAATGAGCGACTTCCTCTGCGAGTAATTGTTCAAGTCCTCTTCTTTGAGCAGCTCCAACTAAGGACTTCAGTTGCTGGATGCTTGCTTGTGGCTGACAACCTTGATGGTTCTCGGCCATTGAGAGGCGGAATTGGTTGTTCAGGTGAAGCTGGAGGATGGATGACCACCATCAAGGATAACCGGGTCTTGAAGGTTGGCATGGATAGCATGAGGACGAGAGTGTCTGAGCTTGAAAAAGAGTGCACCAGCATGAAGGAAGAGATCGAAAAGTTGGGTCGGGGAAGAAGTGGATGGATCAATATGCGAAGGAAGTTTGGCCTAAAGAGCAGGTTGCAGATATGCAGCGCAATGGGGAATTCCGTAAGCGAGAAACAGAAGGTTAAGAGTGGCAAAGATGCGCACGAGTTATAA
- the LOC122017196 gene encoding glutaredoxin-C9-like, with product MRMAEGEAAGSPLERVARMASGNAVVVFSVSGCCMCYAVKRLLLGMGVGPTVYELDEDDDKAGGGEIQAVLAHLLAEGGGGVTDHFSSSANAAGVPAVFVGGKLLGGVEEVMSCHINGSLVPLLKQAGALWL from the coding sequence ATGAGGATGGCGGAGGGAGAGGCGGCCGGGAGCCCGTTGGAGCGGGTGGCGAGGATGGCCAGCGGGAACGCTGTGGTGGTGTTCAGCGTGAGCGGCTGCTGCATGTGCTACGCGGTGAAGCGGTTGCTGCTGGGGATGGGCGTGGGCCCCACCGTCTACGAGCTCGACGAAGACGACGACAAGGCCGGCGGCGGCGAGATCCAGGCGGTGCTAGCCCACCTCCTCGCCGAGGGCGGGGGCGGGGTTACCGATCATTTCTCGTCCTCCGCCAATGCCGCCGGGGTGCCGGCCGTGTTCGTCGGCGGGAAGTTGCTGGGCGGGGTGGAGGAAGTGATGTCGTGCCATATCAATGGCTCCCTCGTGCCTCTCCTCAAGCAAGCCGGCGCTCTCTGGCTCTGA